From a single Bacillus sp. NEB1478 genomic region:
- a CDS encoding ferredoxin family protein, with protein MSEKKCQTIEEKQYLVRFNADTKSHLTVMDADVCLNHCPDKICTIFCPAEVYKWEEIRMHVGYEGCHECGSCRIGCPHQNIKWEYPKGGHGIVFRLG; from the coding sequence ATGAGCGAAAAGAAGTGTCAAACCATCGAAGAGAAGCAGTACCTCGTTCGTTTTAACGCAGACACGAAATCACATCTCACCGTGATGGATGCCGACGTTTGTTTGAATCACTGTCCAGATAAAATCTGTACGATTTTCTGCCCGGCAGAAGTGTATAAATGGGAAGAAATCCGGATGCATGTCGGGTACGAGGGCTGCCACGAATGCGGAAGTTGCCGAATCGGCTGCCCACACCAGAACATCAAGTGGGAATACCCAAAAGGCGGTCACGGAATCGTCTTCAGGTTGGGGTAA
- a CDS encoding helix-turn-helix transcriptional regulator has translation MNLGEKIRYFRRIKNLSQQELAAGICSIPYLSKIENSVTEPSEKIKQHLAERLEIKLDSINENEVLSKYVDLFYLLYQRDYQAADLKFHTFLETPSESVEEEILTKIFKSIYILMTSQETLTVQVLLNEAAYIDHMIKGEKAFYYLLARGLHSYYLKEFEESFNYFLKAEQRLDNNRFLEWEKGYLFYLIALSANQLYKNIVALEYTKRALEIFEKTYSFKRCADCRIILAIIHLRIKNFDESTKHLLLAETIANTFNDDVLRGAIYQNLGSIATHKGESDKAIEFYFQSLKAKKKQPVSFQLTTMYTLMKEYEKIDRPNEGLALVNTALELVKGNPVFQGFELHFMYFKHVFTYRDLHEVKIKFMINELIPYFEQRNEWLFLAQYYPIIGKYFENNQKYKQASLYYSATYEALKKMYELGVTYV, from the coding sequence ATGAATCTAGGAGAAAAGATTCGATACTTCCGAAGAATCAAAAACTTATCCCAGCAAGAGTTGGCCGCCGGGATCTGTTCCATTCCCTATCTAAGCAAAATTGAAAACAGCGTAACCGAGCCATCAGAAAAAATCAAGCAGCATCTAGCCGAGCGATTGGAAATCAAACTTGATTCTATCAATGAAAACGAAGTCCTTTCAAAGTATGTTGATCTTTTCTATTTGCTTTATCAGAGAGATTATCAAGCTGCCGACCTGAAGTTTCATACATTTTTAGAAACACCCTCAGAATCCGTAGAGGAAGAAATATTGACTAAAATTTTTAAAAGTATTTATATCCTGATGACTTCTCAAGAAACTTTGACGGTTCAAGTTTTATTAAATGAAGCAGCTTACATAGATCATATGATTAAAGGCGAAAAAGCATTCTATTATTTGCTTGCCAGAGGATTGCATAGCTATTATTTAAAGGAGTTTGAAGAGTCCTTCAATTATTTCTTGAAGGCTGAACAGCGGCTAGATAACAATCGTTTTCTGGAATGGGAAAAAGGGTATTTGTTTTATCTGATCGCTTTATCAGCCAATCAGTTATATAAAAATATCGTCGCATTGGAGTATACAAAACGGGCTTTAGAGATTTTTGAGAAAACTTATTCTTTTAAAAGATGTGCTGATTGTAGGATTATACTTGCCATTATCCATCTGCGAATAAAAAATTTTGACGAATCGACTAAACATTTATTGCTTGCTGAAACTATCGCGAACACTTTTAACGATGATGTGCTCAGAGGGGCAATCTATCAAAATTTAGGGAGTATCGCCACACATAAAGGTGAATCAGATAAAGCAATTGAATTCTATTTTCAGAGTCTTAAAGCAAAGAAAAAACAGCCGGTGTCTTTTCAATTAACAACCATGTATACATTAATGAAAGAATATGAAAAAATTGATCGCCCTAATGAAGGTTTAGCACTGGTAAATACAGCCTTGGAACTGGTTAAAGGAAATCCTGTCTTCCAAGGATTTGAACTTCACTTTATGTATTTCAAGCATGTATTTACTTACCGCGATCTCCACGAGGTAAAAATCAAATTTATGATAAATGAGCTGATTCCTTACTTCGAACAAAGAAACGAATGGCTATTTTTAGCTCAGTATTATCCTATAATCGGAAAATATTTTGAGAACAATCAAAAATATAAGCAAGCGAGTTTATACTACAGCGCAACGTATGAAGCCCTAAAGAAAATGTATGAATTGGGCGTTACGTATGTTTAA